From the genome of Solidesulfovibrio carbinolicus, one region includes:
- the rplJ gene encoding 50S ribosomal protein L10 — protein sequence MQRAQKNEIIEKLRARADRAGIVVVTDFRGMTVEELTELRSKLRAAGIDYQVVKNTLARLAVKNGVHDALKDHLIENNGIAFGYEDPVVAAKVLVDYAKTSKKFSVKLACLSGKIIDAAGVAELSKLPSKPELLAMTLGTMNAVPTNFVSLFANVIRGALYALTAIKEKKEAA from the coding sequence GTGCAACGTGCGCAAAAAAACGAGATTATCGAAAAACTGCGCGCAAGGGCGGACCGGGCCGGCATCGTGGTGGTCACCGACTTTCGTGGCATGACGGTGGAGGAGCTGACGGAACTGCGCAGCAAGCTCCGCGCCGCAGGGATCGACTATCAGGTCGTGAAAAACACCCTGGCCCGGCTGGCGGTGAAAAATGGCGTCCATGACGCCCTCAAGGACCATCTCATCGAGAACAACGGCATCGCCTTCGGGTACGAAGACCCCGTCGTCGCCGCCAAGGTCCTTGTGGATTACGCCAAGACCAGCAAGAAGTTCTCTGTCAAGCTCGCCTGTCTCTCCGGAAAGATCATCGACGCCGCCGGCGTCGCCGAGCTCTCCAAGCTGCCGAGCAAGCCCGAACTCCTTGCCATGACCCTTGGCACCATGAACGCCGTGCCCACGAACTTCGTCAGCCTGTTCGCGAACGTCATTCGCGGCGCGCTGTACGCCCTTACGGCCATCAAGGAAAAAAAGGAAGCGGCCTAA
- the rplL gene encoding 50S ribosomal protein L7/L12, with the protein MSEITKEQVVDFIANMTVLELSQFIKELEEKFGVSAAAPAMGMMMAAPAAGEAAPAEEEKTEFDVILTNAGGNKIAVIKVVRALTGLGLKEAKAKVDELPSSIKEAVSKAEAEDAKKQLEESGATCEIK; encoded by the coding sequence ATGTCCGAGATCACCAAAGAGCAAGTTGTCGATTTCATTGCCAATATGACCGTCCTTGAGCTCTCTCAGTTCATCAAGGAGCTCGAAGAAAAGTTCGGCGTTTCCGCCGCTGCCCCGGCCATGGGCATGATGATGGCCGCTCCGGCTGCTGGCGAGGCCGCTCCGGCCGAGGAAGAGAAGACCGAGTTCGACGTCATCCTGACCAACGCCGGCGGCAACAAGATCGCCGTCATCAAGGTCGTGCGCGCCCTGACCGGTCTGGGCCTCAAGGAAGCCAAGGCCAAGGTCGACGAGCTGCCTTCCTCCATCAAGGAAGCCGTCTCTAAGGCCGAAGCCGAGGACGCCAAGAAGCAGCTCGAAGAGTCCGGAGCCACCTGCGAAATCAAGTAG
- the rpoB gene encoding DNA-directed RNA polymerase subunit beta — protein sequence MAQLTKNFGKIVKTLTIPHLLNLQIDSYELFLQKDIPPTSREDAGLEGVFRSVFPIEDFNKTASLEYVSYEIGEPKYDVPECIAKGLTFEAPLRIKVRLVVYDVDEETENRTIRDIKEQIIYFGTVPLMTEKGTFIINGTERVIVNQLQRSPGIIFEHDSGKSHTSRKVLYSCRIIPMRGSWLDFDYDHKDILYVRIDRRRKMPATILFKAMGMSRGDILRYFYEVEHFTFEPHHVYRQVQPDFYRKEKAYSEIRDSEGKVIVAVDKPITKRAWRLMLEAGIEKVEVDPATLLGLFLAEDQSDPATGEVMAEAGDELTADLIEKLKDAGVVDLPLLHTRGVDTSSSIRDTLALDKTIDTITAQVEIYRRLRPSSPPTPEIAANFFENLFRNPDYYDLSPVGRYKINARLKVDQPLDFRTLANDDILKAVKHLTFLKDSHGPADDIDHLGNRRVRPVGELVENQYRIGLVRMERAIKERMSLQEVATLMPHDLINPKPVAAVLKEFFGTSQLSQFMDQTNPLSEVTHKRRLSALGPGGLTRERAGFEVRDVHTSHYGRICPIETPEGPNIGLIVSLTTHSKVNDFGFIETPYKVVKDGQLTGETIYLDATREIDEVIAGANAPLDENKAFINPMVGARIRGDQVVIPREQVTLMDISPSQIVSVSAALIPFLEHDDANRALMGSNMQRQAVPLLRCEQPLVGTGMEGAVAKDSGSCILAEGEGFVHYADAERIIVCYDDPAVGTDTGSAKTYELLKHHKSNQNTCFGQVPRVLVGQRVVKGDVLADGPGIRDGELALGKNLLVAFMPWCGYNYEDSILISENAVKDDTFTSVHIEEFEVVARDTKLGPEEITRDIPNVGEEMLKDLDDCGIIRIGARVAPDDILVGKITPKGETQLTPEEKLLRAIFGDKARDVKNTSLKVPPGIEGTVIDVRVFNRRSGEKDDRTRQIEDFELARLDTKEGQHAAAIAANVRRRLWPVVSGKTVFQTIKGVKKGEVLLEANHPMTQEVLEALPVKKLSGLFTSKETNEAVAEVLDEYDRHIQFIKGLYDQKREKTTEGDDLPPGVIKMVKVYVAVKRKLNVGDKMAGRHGNKGVVSCILPIEDMPFFSHGRPVDIVLNPLGVPSRMNIGQILETHLGWAGMELGRQLAELVDSGKAMEGVRDRAKEVFDTEETTALIDGMSDDDLRDALRALKNGIVAKTPVFDGATEDELWSWLKLAGLPEDGKVTLYDGRTGEAFHRPVTVGCMYILKLHHLVDEKIHARSTGPYSLVTQQPLGGKAQFGGQRLGEMEVWALEAYGASYLLQEFLTVKSDDVGGRVKMYEKIVKGDNFLEAGLPESFNVLVKELMSLGLDVDLIQDEKKIAKVPPRR from the coding sequence ATGGCCCAGCTGACCAAAAATTTCGGCAAGATCGTCAAAACGCTGACCATTCCCCATCTGCTCAATCTGCAGATCGACTCCTACGAGCTCTTTCTGCAAAAAGATATTCCTCCCACCAGCCGGGAGGACGCGGGACTTGAAGGCGTCTTCCGTTCGGTCTTTCCCATCGAGGATTTTAATAAAACTGCCTCGTTGGAATACGTCAGCTACGAAATCGGCGAGCCGAAATACGACGTGCCCGAGTGCATCGCCAAAGGCCTGACCTTCGAGGCGCCCCTGCGCATCAAGGTCCGCCTGGTCGTGTATGACGTGGATGAAGAGACGGAAAACCGCACCATCCGCGACATCAAGGAACAGATCATCTATTTCGGCACCGTGCCGCTTATGACCGAGAAAGGCACGTTTATCATCAACGGCACCGAGCGCGTCATCGTCAACCAGCTCCAGCGCTCCCCGGGCATTATCTTCGAGCACGACTCCGGTAAAAGCCACACCAGCCGCAAGGTCCTCTATTCCTGCCGCATCATCCCCATGCGCGGCTCCTGGCTCGATTTCGACTACGACCACAAGGACATCCTGTACGTGCGCATCGACCGCCGTCGCAAGATGCCCGCCACCATCCTGTTCAAGGCCATGGGCATGTCGCGCGGCGACATCCTGCGCTATTTCTACGAAGTCGAGCACTTCACCTTCGAGCCGCACCATGTCTACCGCCAGGTGCAGCCCGATTTCTACCGCAAGGAAAAGGCCTATTCGGAGATCCGCGACAGCGAGGGCAAGGTCATCGTCGCCGTGGACAAGCCCATCACCAAGCGGGCCTGGCGGCTCATGCTGGAAGCCGGCATTGAGAAGGTCGAGGTCGATCCGGCCACGCTGCTTGGCCTGTTTTTGGCCGAGGACCAGTCCGATCCGGCCACCGGCGAAGTGATGGCCGAGGCCGGCGACGAACTGACCGCCGACCTCATCGAAAAGCTCAAGGACGCCGGCGTCGTCGATCTGCCTCTGCTGCACACCCGTGGCGTGGACACCTCGTCCTCCATCCGCGACACGTTGGCCCTGGACAAGACCATCGACACCATCACGGCCCAGGTGGAAATCTACCGCCGCCTGCGTCCGTCCTCGCCGCCGACCCCGGAAATCGCGGCCAACTTCTTCGAGAACCTGTTCCGCAATCCGGACTACTACGACCTCTCTCCGGTCGGCCGCTACAAGATCAACGCCCGGCTCAAAGTCGATCAGCCGCTGGATTTCCGCACCCTGGCCAACGACGACATCTTAAAAGCCGTCAAGCACCTGACCTTCCTCAAGGACTCCCACGGTCCGGCCGACGACATCGACCACCTGGGCAACCGCCGGGTGCGTCCCGTGGGCGAGCTGGTCGAGAACCAGTACCGCATCGGCCTTGTGCGCATGGAGCGGGCCATCAAGGAGCGCATGAGCCTGCAGGAAGTGGCCACGCTCATGCCCCACGACCTCATCAATCCCAAGCCCGTGGCCGCGGTCCTCAAGGAATTCTTCGGCACCTCCCAGCTGTCGCAGTTCATGGACCAGACCAACCCGCTTTCGGAAGTCACCCACAAGCGCCGCCTGTCGGCCCTTGGACCGGGCGGTCTGACCCGCGAGCGCGCCGGCTTCGAGGTCCGCGACGTCCACACCTCGCACTACGGCCGCATCTGCCCCATCGAAACGCCGGAAGGCCCAAACATCGGCCTCATCGTGTCCCTGACCACCCACTCCAAGGTCAATGACTTCGGCTTTATCGAGACGCCCTATAAGGTTGTCAAGGACGGCCAGCTCACCGGCGAGACCATCTACCTCGACGCCACCCGCGAAATCGACGAGGTCATCGCCGGCGCCAACGCGCCCTTGGACGAGAACAAGGCGTTTATCAATCCCATGGTCGGCGCGCGCATTCGCGGCGACCAGGTGGTGATCCCGCGCGAGCAGGTCACCCTGATGGACATTTCGCCCAGCCAAATCGTGTCCGTCTCGGCCGCGCTCATTCCGTTCCTTGAACATGACGACGCCAACCGCGCGCTCATGGGTTCGAACATGCAGCGCCAGGCCGTGCCGCTTTTGCGCTGCGAGCAGCCGCTCGTCGGCACCGGCATGGAAGGCGCGGTGGCCAAGGATTCCGGCTCCTGCATCCTGGCCGAGGGCGAGGGCTTCGTCCACTACGCCGACGCCGAGCGCATCATTGTGTGCTACGACGATCCGGCCGTGGGCACGGACACCGGTTCGGCCAAGACCTACGAACTGCTCAAGCACCACAAGTCCAACCAGAACACCTGCTTCGGCCAGGTGCCGCGCGTGCTGGTCGGGCAGCGGGTGGTCAAGGGCGACGTCCTGGCCGACGGCCCGGGCATCCGCGACGGCGAACTGGCCCTGGGCAAGAACCTGCTGGTCGCGTTCATGCCCTGGTGCGGCTACAACTACGAAGACTCCATCCTCATTTCCGAAAACGCGGTCAAAGACGACACCTTCACCTCGGTGCACATCGAGGAGTTCGAGGTCGTGGCCCGCGACACCAAGCTTGGACCCGAGGAAATCACCCGCGACATCCCCAACGTCGGCGAGGAGATGCTTAAAGACCTCGACGACTGCGGCATCATCCGCATTGGTGCCCGGGTGGCCCCGGACGACATCCTGGTCGGCAAGATCACGCCCAAGGGCGAGACCCAGCTGACCCCCGAAGAAAAGCTCCTGCGAGCCATCTTCGGCGACAAGGCCCGGGACGTCAAAAACACTTCGCTCAAGGTCCCGCCCGGAATCGAGGGCACGGTCATCGACGTGCGCGTGTTCAACCGCCGCTCCGGCGAGAAGGACGACCGCACCCGCCAGATCGAGGACTTCGAGCTGGCCCGCCTGGACACCAAGGAAGGCCAGCACGCCGCCGCCATCGCCGCCAACGTGCGTCGCCGGCTGTGGCCGGTGGTCTCCGGCAAGACCGTGTTCCAGACCATCAAGGGCGTGAAAAAAGGCGAAGTGCTTCTCGAAGCCAACCACCCCATGACCCAGGAGGTCCTGGAGGCGCTGCCGGTCAAGAAACTGTCCGGCCTGTTCACCTCCAAGGAGACCAACGAGGCCGTGGCCGAGGTCCTCGACGAGTACGACCGCCACATCCAGTTCATCAAGGGCCTCTACGACCAGAAGCGCGAGAAGACCACCGAGGGCGACGATCTGCCGCCTGGCGTCATCAAGATGGTCAAGGTCTACGTGGCCGTGAAGCGCAAGCTCAACGTCGGCGATAAAATGGCCGGCCGCCACGGCAACAAGGGCGTTGTGTCCTGCATCCTGCCCATCGAGGACATGCCCTTTTTCTCCCACGGCCGTCCCGTGGACATCGTGCTCAACCCCCTGGGCGTGCCTTCGCGCATGAACATCGGCCAGATCCTGGAAACCCACCTGGGCTGGGCCGGCATGGAGCTGGGCCGCCAGCTGGCCGAACTGGTCGATTCCGGCAAGGCCATGGAAGGCGTGCGCGACCGGGCCAAGGAAGTCTTCGACACCGAGGAGACCACGGCCCTTATCGACGGCATGTCCGACGACGACCTGCGTGACGCCCTGCGGGCGCTTAAAAACGGCATCGTGGCCAAGACCCCGGTCTTTGACGGCGCCACCGAAGACGAGCTGTGGAGCTGGCTCAAGCTGGCCGGCCTGCCCGAGGACGGCAAGGTCACCCTCTACGACGGCCGCACCGGCGAGGCTTTCCACCGGCCGGTCACCGTGGGCTGCATGTATATCTTGAAGCTCCACCACCTGGTCGACGAGAAGATCCACGCCCGTTCCACCGGCCCGTACTCCCTGGTCACCCAGCAGCCGCTGGGCGGCAAGGCCCAGTTCGGCGGCCAGCGTCTGGGTGAAATGGAAGTCTGGGCTCTGGAAGCCTACGGCGCGTCGTACCTCCTGCAGGAGTTCTTGACCGTCAAGTCCGACGACGTCGGCGGCCGCGTCAAGATGTACGAGAAGATCGTCAAGGGCGACAATTTCCTGGAAGCCGGGTTGCCCGAGTCCTTCAACGTCTTGGTCAAGGAACTTATGTCCCTGGGCCTGGACGTGGACCTGATCCAGGACGAAAAAAAGATCGCTAAGGTTCCGCCGCGGCGCTAG
- the rpoC gene encoding DNA-directed RNA polymerase subunit beta', with translation MSLDELFSMRGIGQTAVSSRTLKSIRISIASPEKIREWSFGEVKKPETINYRTFKPERDGLFCAKIFGPVKDYECNCGKYKRMKHRGIVCEKCGVEVIASKVRRERMGHIELAAPVAHIWFLKTLPSKIGTLLDMTMVDLEKVLYFDSYLVLDPKDTNLTKFQVISEEQYIQVIDHYGGEDALVVGMGAEAVRGLLEEIDLLTLRAELREESMTTKSQTKKKKIIKRLKVVEAFIESANKPEWMIMEVIPVIPPELRPLVPLDGGRFATSDLNDLYRRVINRNNRLKRLIELGAPDIIIRNEKRMLQEAVDALFDNGRRGRAITGTNGRPLKSLSDMIKGKQGRFRQNLLGKRVDYSGRSVIVVGPRLKLHQCGLPKKMALELFKPFIYSKLEEKGLATTIKTAKKMVEREELVVWDILEDVVREYPILLNRAPTLHRLGIQAFEPTLVEGKAIQLHPLVCSAYNADFDGDQMAVHVPLSVEAQIECRVLMMSTNNILSPANGTPIIVPSQDIVLGLYYLTIERSFAQGEGKVFADTGEVICAVDAGVVSLHARITCRINGERVKTTPGRIIVGELMPEGVPFELVNTVLNKRSIGKLVGDTYRMAGTKATVILCDRLKDLGYEYATRAGVSIGVKDLAIPSTKARLLEASQKEVDDIEIQYGEGIITRTEKYNKVVDVWTKATNDVATEMMKEISWDTLTDEASGRVEKNTSSNPIFMMIHSGSRGNQDQMRQLAGMRGLMAKPSGEIIETPITSNFREGLSVAQYFNSTHGARKGLADTALKTANSGYLTRRLVDVVQDVIITEIDCGTVDGLEITHYVKAGDIKQRVHERALGRTCMFDVYDPVTDEVIIPTNALIDEHYAQVIEDKGFSSLMIRSTLTCQSKHGVCAMCYGRDLARGHLVNVGETVGIIAAQSIGEPGTQLTMRTFHIGGTAAREIAQSSVTAQHSGRIVLSRVKSIVNQQGHTIMMGKSGQVSVVDDQGRERERYSLPSGAKLYAVAGQEVKKDQLLAEWDPFNEPFVTDVAGVIKFTDIVEGKTYQEKVDDATKRATQTIIEYRTTSYRPSVSIVDERGNPKYRPGTNTPAIFSMPVGAILMLRDGQEVFEGDIIARKPRESSKTKDIVGGLPRVAELFEVRKPKEMAVVSEIDGLVSFGPETKGKRKIIVTPEAGDPKEYLIPRGKHVTVQEGDFVEAGELLTEGYPELHDILKIKGEKFLAKYLVDEIQDVYRFQGVGINDKHIEIIVRQMLKKVSILDSGETNFLIGEQVDKIRFMEENARVMEEGLKPAMAEPLVLGITQASLSTDSFISAASFQETTKVLTEASLMGKDDSLRGLKENVIVGRLIPAGTGYRRYMDSEIAVPRQPERPDRFLEELEESPIVGSIDLD, from the coding sequence ATGTCCCTGGACGAATTGTTCAGCATGCGCGGCATCGGCCAGACCGCCGTGTCCAGCCGTACGCTCAAATCCATCCGCATATCCATCGCCTCTCCCGAAAAGATCCGGGAATGGTCGTTTGGTGAAGTCAAAAAGCCCGAGACCATCAACTACCGGACGTTCAAGCCCGAGCGCGACGGCCTTTTTTGCGCCAAGATCTTCGGACCGGTCAAAGACTACGAGTGCAACTGCGGGAAGTACAAGCGCATGAAGCACCGCGGCATCGTGTGCGAAAAATGCGGCGTCGAAGTCATCGCCTCCAAGGTCCGCCGCGAGCGCATGGGCCACATCGAACTGGCCGCCCCGGTGGCCCATATCTGGTTTTTGAAGACCCTGCCGTCCAAGATCGGCACCCTGCTCGACATGACCATGGTGGACCTGGAAAAGGTCCTCTATTTCGATTCCTATCTGGTGCTCGACCCCAAGGACACCAACCTCACCAAGTTCCAGGTCATTTCCGAGGAGCAGTACATCCAGGTCATCGACCACTACGGCGGCGAGGACGCTCTGGTCGTGGGCATGGGCGCGGAAGCCGTGCGCGGCCTGCTTGAGGAGATCGATCTGCTGACCCTTCGCGCCGAGCTGCGCGAAGAGTCCATGACCACCAAGTCGCAGACCAAAAAGAAAAAGATCATCAAGCGCCTCAAGGTCGTCGAGGCCTTCATCGAATCGGCCAACAAGCCCGAGTGGATGATCATGGAAGTCATTCCGGTCATCCCGCCTGAGCTGCGCCCCCTGGTCCCCCTGGACGGCGGCCGTTTCGCTACCTCCGATTTGAACGACCTCTACCGACGCGTGATTAACCGCAACAACCGCCTCAAGCGGCTCATTGAGCTTGGCGCGCCGGACATCATCATCCGCAACGAAAAGCGCATGCTCCAGGAAGCCGTGGATGCGCTCTTTGACAACGGCCGTCGCGGTCGGGCCATCACCGGCACCAACGGCCGGCCGCTCAAGTCGCTGTCCGACATGATCAAGGGCAAGCAGGGCCGCTTCCGCCAGAACTTGCTCGGCAAGCGCGTCGACTATTCCGGCCGTTCGGTCATCGTCGTCGGGCCCCGGCTCAAGCTCCACCAGTGCGGCCTGCCCAAAAAGATGGCCCTGGAGCTGTTTAAGCCCTTCATCTATTCCAAGCTGGAAGAAAAGGGGCTGGCCACCACCATCAAGACGGCCAAGAAGATGGTCGAGCGCGAAGAGCTGGTGGTCTGGGACATCCTCGAAGACGTGGTGCGCGAGTACCCAATTCTTCTTAACCGCGCCCCGACGCTGCACCGCCTGGGCATCCAGGCCTTTGAACCGACGCTGGTCGAAGGCAAGGCCATCCAGCTGCATCCGCTGGTCTGCTCGGCCTACAACGCCGACTTCGACGGCGACCAGATGGCCGTCCACGTGCCCCTGTCCGTGGAAGCCCAGATCGAATGCCGCGTGCTCATGATGTCCACCAACAACATCCTTTCGCCGGCCAACGGCACGCCCATCATCGTGCCGTCCCAGGATATCGTCCTTGGCTTGTACTATCTGACCATCGAACGCAGCTTCGCCCAGGGCGAGGGCAAGGTCTTTGCCGACACCGGCGAGGTCATCTGCGCCGTGGACGCCGGGGTGGTCAGCCTGCACGCCCGCATCACCTGCCGCATAAACGGCGAGCGGGTCAAAACCACGCCGGGCCGCATCATCGTTGGCGAACTCATGCCCGAGGGCGTGCCCTTCGAGCTGGTCAACACCGTGCTCAACAAGCGCAGCATCGGCAAGCTCGTGGGCGACACCTACCGCATGGCCGGCACCAAGGCCACGGTCATCCTGTGCGACCGCTTAAAGGACCTCGGTTACGAGTACGCGACGCGCGCCGGCGTCTCCATTGGCGTCAAGGACCTGGCCATTCCGTCCACCAAGGCCCGTTTGCTGGAAGCCTCCCAGAAAGAGGTGGACGACATCGAAATCCAGTACGGCGAAGGCATCATCACTCGTACCGAGAAATACAACAAGGTCGTCGACGTCTGGACCAAGGCCACCAACGACGTGGCCACGGAAATGATGAAGGAGATCTCCTGGGATACGCTCACCGATGAAGCCTCCGGGCGGGTGGAGAAGAACACCTCCAGCAACCCGATCTTCATGATGATCCACTCCGGTTCGCGAGGCAACCAGGACCAGATGCGCCAGCTGGCCGGCATGCGCGGCCTGATGGCCAAGCCGTCCGGCGAAATCATCGAGACGCCCATCACCTCGAACTTCCGCGAGGGCCTGTCGGTCGCCCAGTACTTCAACTCCACCCACGGCGCTCGAAAGGGTCTGGCCGATACGGCCCTTAAGACCGCCAACTCCGGTTACCTGACCCGTCGTCTCGTCGACGTCGTCCAGGACGTCATTATCACCGAGATCGACTGCGGCACTGTCGATGGCCTGGAGATCACCCACTACGTCAAGGCCGGCGACATCAAGCAGCGCGTTCACGAGCGCGCCCTGGGCCGGACCTGTATGTTCGACGTCTACGATCCGGTCACCGACGAGGTCATCATCCCGACCAACGCGCTCATTGACGAGCACTACGCCCAGGTCATCGAAGACAAGGGCTTCAGCTCGCTGATGATCCGCTCGACCCTGACCTGCCAGTCCAAGCACGGCGTGTGCGCCATGTGCTACGGCCGCGACCTGGCCCGGGGACACCTGGTCAACGTCGGCGAGACCGTGGGCATCATCGCCGCCCAGTCCATCGGCGAGCCGGGCACCCAGCTCACCATGCGCACCTTCCACATCGGCGGCACGGCGGCGCGCGAAATCGCCCAGTCGTCGGTGACGGCCCAGCACAGCGGCCGGATCGTGCTGTCTCGCGTCAAGTCCATCGTCAACCAGCAGGGCCACACCATCATGATGGGCAAGTCCGGCCAGGTGTCGGTGGTCGATGACCAGGGCCGCGAACGCGAGCGCTACAGCCTGCCCTCGGGCGCGAAACTGTACGCCGTGGCCGGCCAGGAAGTGAAAAAAGACCAGTTGCTGGCCGAATGGGATCCGTTCAACGAACCGTTTGTCACCGACGTCGCCGGTGTGATCAAGTTCACCGACATCGTGGAAGGCAAGACCTACCAGGAGAAGGTGGACGACGCCACCAAGCGCGCCACGCAAACCATCATCGAATACCGCACCACCTCGTACCGTCCGTCGGTCTCCATCGTGGACGAGCGGGGCAATCCCAAATACCGGCCCGGCACCAACACCCCGGCCATCTTCTCCATGCCGGTTGGCGCGATTCTCATGTTGCGCGACGGCCAGGAGGTCTTCGAAGGCGACATCATCGCCCGTAAGCCCCGCGAGTCCTCCAAGACCAAGGACATCGTCGGCGGTCTTCCCCGCGTCGCCGAGCTGTTTGAAGTCCGCAAGCCCAAGGAAATGGCGGTCGTCTCGGAAATCGACGGTCTGGTCTCCTTTGGCCCGGAAACCAAGGGCAAGCGCAAGATCATCGTCACCCCCGAGGCCGGCGATCCCAAGGAATACCTCATTCCGCGCGGCAAGCACGTCACGGTCCAGGAAGGCGACTTCGTGGAAGCCGGCGAACTGCTGACCGAAGGCTACCCGGAACTGCACGACATCCTGAAGATCAAGGGCGAGAAGTTCCTGGCCAAGTACCTCGTGGACGAAATCCAGGACGTGTACCGGTTCCAGGGCGTGGGCATCAACGACAAGCACATTGAAATCATTGTGCGCCAGATGCTCAAAAAGGTCTCCATCCTCGATTCCGGCGAGACCAACTTCCTCATTGGCGAGCAGGTGGACAAGATCCGCTTCATGGAAGAAAACGCCCGGGTCATGGAAGAGGGCCTCAAGCCCGCCATGGCCGAACCGCTGGTGCTGGGTATCACCCAGGCCTCGCTGTCCACGGATTCGTTCATCTCGGCGGCCTCCTTCCAGGAGACCACCAAGGTGCTCACCGAAGCCTCGCTCATGGGCAAGGACGACTCCCTGAGGGGACTTAAGGAAAACGTCATCGTGGGCCGGCTCATCCCGGCCGGCACCGGCTACCGTCGCTACATGGACAGCGAAATCGCCGTGCCGCGCCAGCCCGAGCGCCCCGACCGGTTCCTGGAAGAGCTGGAAGAAAGCCCCATCGTCGGCAGCATCGATCTCGACTAG
- a CDS encoding hybrid sensor histidine kinase/response regulator, with translation MLRTWMGIFLTLLTVVALGVLQFNGIVIPNPVLFFALSIVVSAFLGGCPAGFCSVAISLAYVLVDWSQPGALLQYSPANVQRLLVFLATMPLLALLVCQLHRTNRARLTALMARTEELEASRRRLQRAELVARTGNWEVDVATGALSTSEGARRIYGLGDGEMTLDEAKDRPLPQHRQMLDASWTAMIERGEPYAVDFQILRPTDGALIDIHSRAAYNAASGTVFGIIQDVTAAKQVEAALIAARRRADEANAAKSRFLATMSHEVRTPLNGVLGMLQVLEEAELSPQDRACLQAALASARHLGALVSDILDISRIESGRLETVFEPFSLPAVVEETCAPLAALARGKGLNWSLWLDETLPEQVIGDSQKLRRVLNNVIGNAVKFTARGGVRLSCRLVRVRAGRAMVRCLVADDGPGVSEGFLPRLCTVFSQEKSRNVPELPGVGLGLSIVRELMRLVGGEVIIDSRAGEGTDVYLTFEYLLAAACPLPYRNAAAAAPTGLRVLVAEDDAISRLACRQLLRRLGHVVTDVANGALALAALAEADFDLVVMDLQMPEMDGLTAIRAIRGEARYKAKAGVPIVAMTACAFTEDRDSCLAAGADVYLSKPVEKAALAHAIEAALAAGRGRA, from the coding sequence ATGCTGCGCACTTGGATGGGGATATTCCTGACGTTGCTGACCGTCGTTGCGCTTGGCGTATTGCAGTTCAACGGCATCGTCATCCCCAATCCTGTGCTTTTTTTTGCCCTGTCCATCGTTGTCTCGGCATTTCTCGGCGGCTGTCCGGCCGGCTTTTGCAGCGTTGCCATCTCCCTGGCCTATGTGCTTGTGGACTGGTCCCAGCCCGGGGCGCTTTTGCAGTACAGTCCGGCCAACGTCCAGCGGTTGCTGGTGTTTCTGGCCACCATGCCGCTCCTGGCGCTCCTGGTGTGCCAGCTCCACCGGACCAATCGGGCGCGCCTGACTGCCCTTATGGCCAGGACAGAAGAACTGGAAGCCAGCCGCAGACGCCTCCAGCGAGCCGAGCTGGTGGCCAGGACCGGCAACTGGGAAGTGGATGTGGCCACCGGGGCGCTCTCCACGTCCGAAGGGGCCCGGCGCATCTATGGCCTTGGCGACGGGGAGATGACCCTGGACGAGGCCAAGGACCGCCCCTTGCCCCAACATCGCCAGATGCTGGACGCCAGTTGGACCGCCATGATCGAACGCGGCGAGCCTTACGCCGTCGATTTCCAGATATTGCGGCCAACCGACGGGGCGCTGATCGACATCCACTCGCGCGCTGCCTACAACGCCGCGTCCGGCACGGTGTTCGGCATCATCCAGGACGTCACCGCCGCCAAGCAGGTGGAAGCGGCGCTTATCGCCGCCCGTCGCCGAGCCGACGAAGCCAACGCGGCCAAGAGCCGGTTTTTGGCCACCATGAGCCATGAGGTGCGCACGCCCCTCAACGGTGTGCTTGGCATGTTGCAGGTGCTGGAAGAGGCCGAACTCTCTCCCCAGGACCGCGCCTGCCTGCAAGCCGCCCTGGCTTCGGCCCGCCATCTCGGCGCGCTGGTCTCGGACATCCTGGATATTTCCCGCATCGAGTCCGGCCGCCTGGAAACGGTCTTCGAACCGTTTTCGCTGCCGGCCGTGGTCGAGGAGACCTGCGCCCCCCTGGCCGCCCTGGCCCGGGGCAAGGGGCTGAATTGGAGCCTCTGGCTCGACGAGACGTTGCCGGAGCAGGTGATTGGCGATTCCCAGAAGCTGCGCCGGGTGCTCAACAACGTCATCGGCAACGCCGTCAAGTTTACGGCCCGTGGAGGGGTGCGCCTGTCGTGTCGGCTGGTTCGCGTCCGGGCGGGGCGGGCCATGGTGCGTTGTCTGGTCGCTGACGACGGACCAGGCGTGTCCGAAGGGTTTTTGCCGCGCCTGTGCACGGTCTTTTCCCAAGAGAAAAGCCGGAACGTGCCGGAACTGCCCGGCGTCGGCCTGGGATTGTCCATTGTCCGGGAATTGATGCGCCTTGTGGGCGGCGAGGTGATCATCGACAGCCGGGCGGGGGAGGGGACCGACGTCTATTTGACCTTCGAATACCTGCTGGCCGCCGCCTGTCCGCTGCCGTACCGGAATGCCGCAGCGGCTGCCCCGACCGGACTGCGGGTGCTGGTGGCCGAGGACGACGCCATAAGCCGTCTGGCCTGTCGCCAGTTGCTGCGGCGTCTGGGCCATGTCGTCACGGACGTGGCCAACGGCGCGTTGGCCCTGGCCGCCCTGGCCGAGGCGGATTTCGATTTGGTGGTCATGGATCTGCAAATGCCGGAGATGGACGGCCTGACGGCCATCCGGGCCATTCGCGGGGAGGCCCGCTATAAGGCCAAGGCCGGCGTTCCCATCGTGGCCATGACAGCCTGCGCCTTCACCGAGGACCGGGACAGCTGTCTGGCCGCCGGAGCCGACGTCTACCTGTCCAAGCCGGTGGAAAAGGCCGCCCTTGCCCATGCCATCGAAGCGGCCCTGGCCGCGGGGCGGGGCAGGGCATAG